The Sphingobacterium bambusae genome includes a window with the following:
- the ubiE gene encoding bifunctional demethylmenaquinone methyltransferase/2-methoxy-6-polyprenyl-1,4-benzoquinol methylase UbiE — MANDTSTIKPYKTKDGGKKEQVADMFNNISKTYDMLNRMMTMGIDTIWRKKAIRSLQSLKPQLILDVATGTGDFAIESLRILKPHKIIGVDISSGMLAVAKEKIAKKGLQDRFEVQLGDSEKLQFEDDTFDAVTVAFGVRNFENLPQGLADIRRVLKPGGRAVILELSNPTAFPIKQLYHFYFHKFTPAMGKLISKDSSAYAYLPESVANFPDGKRFAAITKEVGFTETKVRPQTFGFCTIYECTK, encoded by the coding sequence ATGGCAAACGACACATCTACAATAAAGCCTTACAAAACGAAGGACGGTGGCAAGAAAGAGCAGGTAGCTGACATGTTCAACAACATTTCGAAGACCTACGACATGTTGAATAGAATGATGACGATGGGCATCGACACCATATGGCGTAAAAAGGCCATCCGTTCGTTGCAGAGCTTAAAGCCTCAACTGATTTTAGATGTGGCAACAGGAACCGGCGACTTTGCTATCGAATCCCTTCGTATACTCAAGCCTCATAAAATCATAGGCGTCGACATCTCTTCGGGTATGTTGGCCGTGGCGAAGGAAAAGATTGCAAAAAAAGGACTTCAGGATCGCTTTGAGGTACAGCTGGGCGATTCGGAGAAACTGCAATTTGAGGACGATACTTTCGACGCGGTTACAGTCGCCTTCGGCGTGCGCAATTTTGAAAATTTACCACAAGGACTTGCGGACATACGTCGCGTCTTAAAACCCGGAGGGCGTGCAGTGATTTTGGAATTATCAAATCCGACGGCATTCCCTATCAAGCAGTTGTATCATTTTTACTTTCATAAGTTCACCCCTGCTATGGGAAAACTGATATCGAAAGACAGCAGTGCTTATGCTTATCTTCCAGAATCTGTAGCCAACTTTCCCGATGGCAAACGGTTTGCAGCGATTACCAAGGAAGTAGGCTTTACGGAAACAAAAGTCAGACCGCAAACCTTTGGATTTTGCACAATTTATGAATGCACAAAATGA
- the dnaB gene encoding replicative DNA helicase, producing the protein MATESEFSNNAAGKSNFAKKRASLNNLIGGLGKLPPQALDLEEAVLGALMLEKNALSEIIDILKPDSFYKDSHQKIYEAIFSLFQQTSPIDILTVTTELRKMGALEMVGGAYYITQLTDRVVSAANIEYHARIISQKYIQRELIKVSTEIINSSYDETADIFDLLDHAEKSLFDIAQNNLRRDSRKMDDIMREAISNLELLRDRTDGLTGIPSGLTALDRMTSGWQPSDLVIIAARPAMGKTAFVLSVARNAAVDHQRAVAVFSLEMSSVQLVNRLIAGETEIEQEKLKKGNLADHEWQQLHSRIGRLTEAPLIIDDTPALNVFEFRAKCRRLKAQHDIQMVIVDYLQLMHGKSEGKGGGNREQEIGSISRALKSVAKELNIPVLALSQLSRAVESRPGNSKRPMLSDLRESGSIEQDADMVLFLYRPEYYGLTEDEEGRPTAGIGEVIIAKHRNGETGIVPLKFVGKFVKFVDLEEDFAGAGGDSFAAGQDSFSSAINPSDSFGNFGGGFDGGGITMPSRMNDMPDDAPF; encoded by the coding sequence ATGGCGACAGAGAGTGAATTTTCGAATAATGCGGCAGGCAAATCTAATTTTGCCAAGAAGAGAGCGAGTCTCAATAACTTAATCGGTGGTTTGGGAAAGTTACCTCCACAGGCGTTGGATCTGGAGGAGGCGGTTCTCGGTGCGCTTATGCTCGAAAAGAATGCTCTCAGTGAGATTATCGATATCCTTAAGCCTGATTCTTTTTACAAAGATTCGCACCAAAAGATTTATGAAGCGATTTTCAGTTTGTTTCAACAAACTTCACCAATCGATATCCTGACCGTTACCACGGAACTGCGCAAAATGGGCGCTTTAGAGATGGTGGGAGGAGCCTATTACATCACCCAGTTAACCGATAGGGTGGTTTCTGCTGCCAACATTGAGTATCATGCACGTATCATCTCCCAAAAATATATTCAACGCGAGTTGATTAAGGTTTCTACAGAAATCATCAATAGTTCCTACGATGAAACGGCGGATATTTTTGACTTGCTGGATCACGCAGAGAAGTCTCTGTTTGATATCGCTCAAAACAACTTGCGCCGAGATTCGCGTAAGATGGACGATATCATGCGTGAGGCCATTTCCAATTTGGAGCTTTTGCGTGATCGTACTGATGGCTTGACAGGTATACCGTCCGGCTTGACGGCTTTGGATCGGATGACTTCTGGTTGGCAACCTTCTGATTTAGTGATTATTGCTGCTCGTCCCGCGATGGGGAAAACAGCCTTCGTATTGTCGGTGGCACGTAATGCTGCTGTGGATCACCAACGTGCTGTGGCCGTATTTTCTCTGGAGATGTCCTCCGTCCAGCTTGTCAATCGTTTGATTGCCGGCGAAACTGAAATTGAGCAAGAGAAATTGAAAAAAGGAAATCTAGCCGATCACGAATGGCAACAATTACACTCCCGAATTGGAAGGCTTACGGAAGCTCCTTTGATTATCGATGATACCCCTGCACTGAACGTTTTCGAATTTCGTGCGAAGTGCCGCCGCTTGAAGGCGCAGCACGATATTCAAATGGTTATTGTGGATTACTTGCAGTTGATGCATGGTAAATCTGAAGGTAAGGGCGGGGGAAACCGCGAGCAGGAGATTGGTTCGATTTCTCGGGCGCTGAAGTCTGTGGCTAAGGAGCTCAATATTCCGGTGCTTGCGCTCTCTCAGTTAAGCCGTGCCGTAGAGTCTAGGCCTGGAAATAGCAAGAGGCCTATGCTTTCGGATTTGCGGGAGTCGGGCTCTATTGAGCAGGATGCGGATATGGTGTTGTTCCTTTACCGTCCAGAATATTATGGTTTGACGGAAGACGAAGAAGGACGGCCTACCGCGGGGATTGGTGAGGTTATCATTGCCAAGCACCGTAATGGTGAAACAGGGATTGTGCCATTGAAATTCGTTGGTAAGTTTGTTAAATTCGTGGATCTCGAAGAGGATTTTGCCGGTGCAGGAGGAGATTCCTTTGCTGCAGGGCAGGATAGCTTCAGTTCAGCAATTAATCCGTCCGATTCATTTGGTAATTTTGGAGGTGGCTTCGACGGCGGTGGTATCACCATGCCATCACGGATGAATGACATGCCGGATGATGCGCCTTTTTAA
- a CDS encoding PorT: MIRQLFFACASLLLSIHAQAQQRISLPFSSFYDEDAWLSMGLQYNYVNSSYLIGLQDNWASMGSTAVPENNELYIGNFASITSLAAHGMSVGIPIEVRFSDNLSSTFAPSFRFINNSGIQYRDTLTNSQPVLRNMRHVSANNAGSNFNAFEFPLNIRFRSDEKMLRNKFNRYRGYVTGGLRYTRWIDLVGEYREWMASPAENRPQPLVMKPGYLSWEAGLGVEIFFPFFRVSPEIKFIQSFGDVLDRNHAFASNNAFMAPLGNTKLRNIQFSLIFQ, translated from the coding sequence ATGATACGTCAACTGTTTTTTGCATGTGCTTCCCTTCTGCTTTCGATTCACGCGCAAGCGCAGCAGCGCATATCCTTGCCTTTTTCATCATTCTACGATGAAGATGCATGGCTATCGATGGGGCTACAGTACAACTATGTAAACAGCAGTTATCTGATCGGTCTTCAAGACAATTGGGCATCCATGGGAAGCACGGCGGTTCCTGAGAACAACGAGCTTTATATAGGCAATTTCGCATCTATTACAAGCTTGGCAGCGCACGGAATGTCTGTTGGCATTCCTATTGAGGTGAGATTTTCAGACAATCTATCTTCGACATTTGCACCAAGCTTCCGGTTTATAAACAACTCGGGCATACAATATCGGGACACCTTAACCAACAGCCAACCGGTGCTGCGCAATATGCGGCATGTAAGTGCGAACAATGCAGGCTCTAATTTCAATGCTTTTGAATTTCCATTGAATATTCGTTTTCGATCGGACGAGAAGATGCTTCGGAACAAATTTAACCGATATAGGGGCTACGTAACAGGCGGTCTTCGATATACCCGTTGGATAGACCTTGTTGGCGAATACCGAGAGTGGATGGCTAGCCCTGCAGAAAATCGTCCACAACCTTTGGTGATGAAGCCGGGCTATCTATCCTGGGAGGCTGGTTTAGGCGTGGAGATCTTCTTCCCTTTTTTCAGGGTATCGCCAGAAATAAAATTCATACAGAGTTTTGGTGATGTACTCGACAGAAACCATGCTTTTGCAAGCAACAACGCTTTCATGGCGCCACTAGGCAACACCAAACTTCGCAATATCCAATTCAGTTTAATTTTTCAATAA